The Arthrobacter sp. PM3 genome contains the following window.
GTGCCGGTCACGCTCGCGGTGCTCGCCGTCGTCGCCTTCATCTTCTTTGGCCTGCTGGGCCCGCAGGGGACCGCCAAATTCGGGGTGTCCTCCGGCGGCGACTTCTTCCAGCTGCCGGCAATCGAAGTGCCCGCCTTCCTGAGCGGCATGGTGCTCTCCGTGGTCCTGCTGGGCCTCGCCGGCTACGCCCTGGTCCTGAAGGCGAACCGGAACGCCCGGCCCCCGCGCTGGCTGCCGGTCACTTTCACGGTGGTGTTTGTGGTCGCCTTCCTGATCTGGGTGGTGGGCGGCGCCCGGACCCCCAGCATCTCGCTGGCGGGCCTGATCGCAGGGTCCGTGACGCTCGCCGTGCCGATCGTCTTCGGTTCCCTGTCCGGCGTGCTGTGCGAACGCGCCGGCGTCGTGAACATCGCCATTGAGGGCCAGCTGCTGGGCGGCGCCTTCACAGCCGCGCTCGTGGCCAGCCTGACCCACAACCCCTACCTGGGCCTCCTGGCGGCGGCCGTCGCCGGCGCCCTCGTCTCGATGGTCCTGGCCCTGTTCAGCATCAAGTACGTGGTCAACCAGATCATTGTCGGCGTCGTGCTCAACGTCCTGGTCTCCGGCCTCACCGGCTTCCTGTTCACTACCGTGATGCAGTCGGACCCGGAGAAATACAACTCGCCCGGCCGGCTGCCCATCATCGACATCCCGGTGCTCTCCGGCATTCCCGTGATCGGCCCCATCCTGTTCAAGCAGTCCGTGGTGGGGTACCTGATGTATGTGGCCGTGATTGTGGTGTGGATCGCACTGTTCAAGACCAAGTGGGGCCTGCGCGTCCGGGCTGTGGGCGAACACCCGCAGGCCGCCGACACCCTGGGCATCAAGGTCAACGCCACCCGCTTCTGGAACGTCACGCTCGGCGGCGCGGTGGCCGGGATCGGCGGCTCGTTCTTCACCCTCGTCGCGATCGACAGCTTCACCAAGGAAATCTCCGGAGGCCGCGGGTTCATCGCCCTGGCCGCCATGATCCTGGGCCGCTGGAACCCGATCGGGGCATTCTTCGCCGCGCTGCTGTTCGGCTTCGCCGACAACCTGCAGAGCATCGTGACGATCATCGGTACCCCCGTGCCGAGCCAGTTCATGGCCATGCTGCCGTACCTGGTGACCGTGTTCGCCGTGGCCGGACTCGTCGGCCGCTCGCGGCCGCCGGCGGCCGACGGCATACCGTACGTCAAGGGCTGACCGTGGAGACCACACCGGTTGACTGGGCCGCGCTCGAGGCTGCGGCGGTTTCCGCCATGAAGAACGCCTACGCGCCGTATTCGAAGTTTCCGGTGGGGGCGGCAGCCCTCACCGGGGACGGCCGGATCGTCAGCGGCTGCAACGTCGAAAACGCCAGCTACGGGCTGACCCTGTGCGCCGAGTGCGCCTTGGTCGGCAACCTGCAGATGACCGGCGGCGGACTGCTGCGCGCCTTCTACTGCGTCGACGCCGGCGGCAACGTCCTCATGCCCTGCGGGCGCTGCCGACAGTTGCTCTACGAATTCCGGGCTTCCGATATGGAGCTCATGACCACCCAGGGAATCAAGACCATGGACCAGGTCCTTCCCGATGCCTTTGGCCCCCAACACCTGGAGGAACCCCGGTGACACTTTCGACACAGCCCGCCAGTACGACTGAAGCGTTCGACGCCGTCGACATCATCCGCATCAAACGGGACAAGGGCGTGCTCAGCCCCGCCCAGATCGACTGGACGATCGACGCGTACACCCGCGGCGCCATCGCCGACGAACAGATGGCCGCCCTGAACATGGCCATCCTGCTCAACGGCATGGACCGCGCCGAGATCTCCCGCTGGACCGCGGCCATGATCGCCTCCGGCGAGCGGATGGATTTCTCCAGCCTGCGCCGGCCCGACGGCGGCATGAAGGCCACGAGCGACAAGCACTCCACCGGCGGCGTGGGGGACAAGATCACTCTCCCGCTGGCCCCGCTGGTGGCCGTCTTCGGCGTGGCCGTCCCGCAGCTCTCCGGCCGCGGCCTGGGCCACACCGGCGGGACCCTGGACAAGCTCGAGGCGATCCCGGGCTGGCGCGCGGCCCTGAGCAACGAGGAAATGATGACCCAGCTCCAGGACGTCGGCGCCGTCATTTGCGCCGCCGGCGCGGGACTGGCCCCGGCCGACAAGAAGCTCTACGCGCTCCGGGATGTTACCGGGACCGTCGAGGCCATCCCGCTGATCGCATCCTCGATCATGAGCAAGAAGATCGCGGAGGGCACCGGATCGCTGGTCCTCGACGTCAAGGTGGGCAGCGGCGCGTTCATG
Protein-coding sequences here:
- a CDS encoding ABC transporter permease: MSTTATSPVKPQPEKNHTPGQSAKPVTWKVPVTLAVLAVVAFIFFGLLGPQGTAKFGVSSGGDFFQLPAIEVPAFLSGMVLSVVLLGLAGYALVLKANRNARPPRWLPVTFTVVFVVAFLIWVVGGARTPSISLAGLIAGSVTLAVPIVFGSLSGVLCERAGVVNIAIEGQLLGGAFTAALVASLTHNPYLGLLAAAVAGALVSMVLALFSIKYVVNQIIVGVVLNVLVSGLTGFLFTTVMQSDPEKYNSPGRLPIIDIPVLSGIPVIGPILFKQSVVGYLMYVAVIVVWIALFKTKWGLRVRAVGEHPQAADTLGIKVNATRFWNVTLGGAVAGIGGSFFTLVAIDSFTKEISGGRGFIALAAMILGRWNPIGAFFAALLFGFADNLQSIVTIIGTPVPSQFMAMLPYLVTVFAVAGLVGRSRPPAADGIPYVKG
- a CDS encoding cytidine deaminase; this translates as METTPVDWAALEAAAVSAMKNAYAPYSKFPVGAAALTGDGRIVSGCNVENASYGLTLCAECALVGNLQMTGGGLLRAFYCVDAGGNVLMPCGRCRQLLYEFRASDMELMTTQGIKTMDQVLPDAFGPQHLEEPR
- a CDS encoding thymidine phosphorylase; this translates as MTLSTQPASTTEAFDAVDIIRIKRDKGVLSPAQIDWTIDAYTRGAIADEQMAALNMAILLNGMDRAEISRWTAAMIASGERMDFSSLRRPDGGMKATSDKHSTGGVGDKITLPLAPLVAVFGVAVPQLSGRGLGHTGGTLDKLEAIPGWRAALSNEEMMTQLQDVGAVICAAGAGLAPADKKLYALRDVTGTVEAIPLIASSIMSKKIAEGTGSLVLDVKVGSGAFMKDEDRARELAETMVALGKDAGVNTVALLTNMNTPLGLTAGNAIEVEESVEVLAGGGPEDVVELTVRLAEEMLACAGVRDADPRAALRDGRAMDVWNRMIEAQGGDPRAKLPVAKESEVIYAPADGVLVELDAMAVGVAAWRLGAGRARKEDQVQAGAGVRMHAKPGATLRAGEPLMTLLTDTPEKFGRAKEALEHAAVIAPEGSRPAQKLIIDRIA